From one Vallitalea okinawensis genomic stretch:
- a CDS encoding helix-turn-helix domain-containing protein: MKSKHIKEHVKNTIEFIDGNIDKPLSIDDIAANIYLSKYHLQRLFKSITGKGLIEYTRSRKLTESLYELVNSDKTVALVSKKFGFKYEQSYTRAFKTEFSLSPSEFRQNPKSVNITPKADISLLTELENSVIIKPFHIFRPSFTLGGILNKVELRENEKNYKATNVAIDFFYNHRQHLTNAINPHIYYGYTYWDTTSNEYTYYLTSLEIDNQKELPKDFESCTVPASNYSVFRLIGFFPPEELTWRHLVDIWNFKDDYLLKEKPLNRSTHYQFEYIDMSICRDDYCELDLYIPVV, translated from the coding sequence GTGAAGAGTAAGCATATTAAAGAACATGTGAAAAACACCATAGAATTTATAGATGGGAACATAGATAAGCCTCTTTCCATAGATGATATTGCAGCTAATATTTATTTATCAAAATATCACCTTCAAAGGTTATTTAAATCCATAACGGGAAAAGGGTTAATCGAATATACACGATCACGAAAACTTACCGAAAGCCTATACGAACTTGTGAATTCTGATAAGACAGTGGCTCTAGTGTCAAAGAAGTTTGGTTTCAAATATGAACAGTCCTATACAAGAGCATTTAAAACAGAATTTTCCCTATCACCATCTGAATTCAGGCAAAACCCCAAGTCTGTCAATATTACACCCAAAGCAGATATCTCCTTACTTACTGAGCTTGAAAATTCTGTTATTATCAAACCTTTTCATATTTTTAGACCATCTTTTACACTTGGTGGCATACTTAATAAAGTAGAACTAAGGGAAAATGAAAAAAACTATAAAGCTACTAATGTAGCCATTGATTTTTTTTATAATCATCGTCAACATTTAACGAATGCTATAAATCCACACATCTATTATGGTTATACCTACTGGGATACTACTAGCAATGAATATACATATTACTTAACTAGTCTAGAGATAGATAACCAGAAAGAACTACCTAAGGATTTTGAATCTTGTACTGTACCAGCATCCAACTATTCAGTTTTTCGATTGATTGGATTTTTTCCACCAGAAGAATTAACTTGGAGACATCTAGTTGATATCTGGAATTTTAAGGATGATTATTTACTAAAAGAAAAACCTTTAAATAGAAGTACCCATTATCAATTTGAATACATTGATATGAGCATTTGTAGAGATGATTATTGTGAATTAGATTTGTATATTCCCGTAGTATGA
- a CDS encoding GNAT family N-acetyltransferase, protein MKKGMKRMDNHYYYSVIQKGINMYWRTLARARGLTLHNDNEGVEWVSSNDEDGPAMIFNILIDSNDRDKKVNDLIEKMVEGSLPPNILITPCSAPENLAHNLVSNGFKLDDASLCMVMDLKEQSQEIADQWVDVMKVTDEMMLKKWVDIINVALFGIEIMSFEQFYDIFSADNVCLTLATYKGIPATVCMTITDGDIGTIEFVATLKEYRKKGLGTTILKAALKDLEEKGIKSATLRAAPDGISLYKKLGFIEYCKRIMVSVK, encoded by the coding sequence ATGAAGAAGGGAATGAAAAGGATGGATAATCATTATTACTATTCAGTTATTCAAAAAGGTATTAACATGTATTGGCGAACATTAGCTAGAGCAAGAGGCCTGACATTACATAACGATAACGAAGGAGTGGAGTGGGTATCTTCCAACGATGAAGATGGACCTGCCATGATCTTTAATATATTGATTGATTCTAATGACAGGGATAAAAAGGTGAATGATTTAATAGAAAAAATGGTGGAGGGATCTCTGCCGCCTAATATACTTATTACACCATGTTCAGCACCGGAAAATTTAGCTCACAATCTTGTCAGTAATGGATTTAAATTGGATGATGCATCTTTATGTATGGTGATGGATTTAAAGGAACAGTCTCAAGAGATAGCTGACCAATGGGTGGATGTCATGAAAGTAACAGATGAAATGATGTTGAAAAAGTGGGTTGACATTATTAATGTAGCCTTATTTGGTATTGAGATCATGAGCTTTGAGCAATTCTACGATATTTTTTCTGCAGATAATGTATGCTTAACGTTAGCTACCTATAAAGGGATTCCAGCTACTGTTTGCATGACAATTACTGATGGTGATATAGGAACAATAGAATTTGTTGCAACTTTGAAAGAATATAGAAAAAAGGGATTGGGTACAACTATTCTCAAAGCAGCTCTTAAAGATTTAGAAGAAAAGGGGATAAAATCAGCCACGTTGAGAGCTGCACCAGATGGAATCTCTCTATATAAAAAACTTGGATTCATAGAGTATTGTAAACGTATAATGGTAAGTGTTAAATAA
- the lysA gene encoding diaminopimelate decarboxylase, with amino-acid sequence MQYAFNEVTNTNQFYGNTTPIELVKEFGSPLYVYNEAILRERCKELKSLINYDKFTVNYSVKANGNLHLLKVARDEGLNADAMSPGEIFVELEAGFTPDQILYISNNVSAEEMQYAIDRNITVSVDSLSQLELYGKTNPGGKVCIRFNPGVGAGHHEKVVTGGKKTKFGVDPALIPNVKAVLEEYDLKLIGINQHIGSLFMDSYKYIEGIKSVLAIAENFADLEFVDFGGGFGIPYRKQYGERRLDLNELGTRLEEVIKDWMKRYGKDITVKVEPGRYISAECGVLLGTAHAVKHNYGMKYVGTDLGFNVLKRPVMYDSHHDVEIYREEGAASGKEEVVNIVGNICESGDIIANQRKLPEILEGDIIGVLDAGAYGYCMSSNYNNRLRPAEVLIDLEGNPRLIRKRDTLEDLLRGF; translated from the coding sequence ATGCAATACGCTTTTAATGAAGTAACAAATACTAACCAATTTTATGGTAATACAACCCCGATTGAACTAGTTAAGGAATTCGGCAGTCCTCTATATGTCTATAATGAAGCCATTCTTCGTGAAAGATGTAAAGAGCTAAAATCCCTGATCAACTATGATAAGTTTACTGTTAACTACTCTGTTAAAGCTAACGGTAATTTACATCTATTAAAAGTTGCTCGAGATGAAGGTTTAAATGCTGATGCCATGTCACCTGGCGAAATCTTCGTTGAATTAGAAGCTGGCTTTACACCTGATCAGATACTTTACATAAGCAATAACGTATCTGCTGAAGAAATGCAATATGCCATTGATCGAAACATTACTGTTAGTGTGGATTCTCTATCACAGCTAGAGCTATACGGTAAAACTAATCCTGGAGGTAAAGTATGTATCCGTTTTAATCCAGGTGTAGGTGCTGGTCATCATGAAAAAGTTGTAACCGGTGGTAAAAAGACAAAATTCGGTGTAGATCCAGCGCTTATCCCCAATGTAAAAGCAGTTTTAGAAGAATATGATCTTAAACTTATTGGTATTAACCAACATATCGGCTCTTTATTTATGGACAGTTATAAATACATTGAAGGTATCAAAAGCGTCTTAGCTATTGCAGAAAACTTCGCTGATCTTGAGTTTGTGGACTTTGGTGGCGGATTTGGTATACCTTACCGTAAGCAATACGGCGAGAGACGTTTAGACCTTAATGAACTTGGTACACGTTTAGAAGAAGTGATCAAAGATTGGATGAAACGATACGGTAAAGATATTACTGTTAAAGTTGAACCTGGTCGTTACATTTCTGCTGAGTGTGGTGTTCTTCTCGGTACTGCTCATGCAGTTAAACACAATTATGGTATGAAGTATGTTGGTACAGATCTTGGCTTCAATGTACTGAAACGCCCTGTTATGTACGATTCACATCATGATGTTGAAATCTATCGTGAAGAAGGAGCTGCATCTGGTAAAGAAGAGGTTGTTAATATTGTAGGTAACATTTGTGAGAGCGGCGACATCATCGCTAATCAAAGAAAGCTTCCAGAAATCTTGGAAGGTGACATCATCGGTGTTTTAGATGCTGGTGCCTACGGTTACTGTATGAGTTCTAATTACAATAATCGATTACGCCCTGCAGAGGTTCTTATTGACCTAGAAGGTAATCCAAGACTTATAAGAAAAAGAGATACCCTTGAAGATCTATTGCGAGGATTTTAA
- a CDS encoding TrmB family transcriptional regulator, protein MDLIHGLKNIGFTKQEAIIYITLCQNGELSGYEVAKVTGISRSNAYASLSTLVEKGGALIVEHSKTKYIATPKEELLSNIKRDFDKTINYLDEHLDFSPICHEPYITVLGKKNIHDKIINMINLAEMRIYISADHEELNLFADELMGAKERGLKVVIITNEDFPYSSTTYMAKNMIQDNFKMIVDTKEVISGKLISSFEALYSKNSTLVNIIREAFINEIELITMQD, encoded by the coding sequence ATGGACTTAATTCATGGATTAAAAAATATTGGTTTCACAAAGCAAGAGGCTATTATTTACATAACCTTGTGTCAAAACGGTGAACTTAGCGGCTATGAAGTGGCTAAAGTGACAGGTATTAGTCGCTCTAACGCTTACGCATCTCTATCTACGCTCGTAGAAAAAGGTGGTGCTTTGATTGTTGAACATTCAAAAACTAAATATATCGCCACTCCTAAAGAGGAGTTATTAAGTAATATTAAAAGAGATTTTGATAAAACCATTAACTACCTTGATGAGCACTTGGACTTTTCCCCGATCTGCCATGAACCTTACATCACTGTATTAGGTAAAAAGAATATTCATGATAAAATCATCAACATGATTAACTTAGCAGAAATGCGGATTTATATTTCTGCAGATCATGAAGAGCTTAACTTATTTGCAGATGAATTAATGGGAGCTAAAGAGAGGGGTTTAAAGGTTGTCATCATAACAAATGAAGATTTTCCTTATAGTTCAACAACCTATATGGCAAAAAATATGATCCAAGATAATTTCAAAATGATTGTGGATACAAAGGAAGTCATTTCCGGTAAACTAATATCTTCCTTTGAAGCACTTTATTCAAAAAATAGTACTCTAGTCAATATCATACGTGAAGCTTTTATAAATGAAATAGAATTGATTACCATGCAAGATTAA
- a CDS encoding putative manganese-dependent inorganic diphosphatase codes for MKKPLYVFGHQNPDTDSICSSIAYANLKRQMGYDEVVAARLGDVNKETKFALNYFRVDDPVLIETLNPQVNDLNLVNIQSLKEDDTLKKALSLIISQKGHIIPIVDEDNKFTGIISISDIAPAYMGLAGKSLLNITETPFKNIRNVLDATIIVGDIEGKEVEGNVYTSAELLTDLAISSNDVVIYTLDDGLEKKVYQSGAGLIIVAESLHQHQAINIPEDYNGVVLSVQYSIFEIIKLMSQAIPVKTMVNTNMLEYFDMDDYIDEVKDNMLSSKHRRFPVIDKEGYVKGIISKSSLLKINRKKVILVDHNEKGQSAKGIEEAEIIEIIDHHRVADIHTMAPLYFRAEPLGCTSTIIAKIHEEREIPFDKKHAGIMLSAILSDTLLFHSPTCTNEDKRIAHKLANIADVDLHKYGMEMITAGTTLEGESAESLIFRDMKKFSLGKYKVAISQINTTDFEGFNYVKSEVVDEMEDFAKKDKVDLVLMMVTNIISEGTELVAVGSERWIVENAFEFQRNEVSKFLPKVFSRKKQVVPVIMNASRL; via the coding sequence ATGAAAAAACCATTATATGTTTTTGGCCATCAAAATCCAGACACGGATTCCATCTGCTCATCTATTGCCTATGCTAATTTAAAGAGGCAAATGGGTTATGATGAGGTTGTTGCGGCCAGATTAGGGGATGTTAATAAGGAAACAAAATTTGCACTTAATTATTTTAGGGTTGATGATCCCGTCTTAATTGAAACATTAAATCCACAAGTTAATGATCTCAATTTAGTGAATATACAAAGTTTAAAAGAAGACGATACCTTAAAAAAAGCTCTCAGTCTTATTATTTCACAGAAGGGTCATATTATACCTATCGTTGATGAGGATAATAAATTCACAGGCATTATCTCCATATCCGATATTGCACCTGCATATATGGGGTTAGCTGGAAAATCTTTATTAAATATTACAGAAACACCTTTTAAGAATATCAGAAATGTATTGGATGCTACGATTATAGTAGGTGATATTGAGGGTAAAGAAGTTGAAGGTAATGTCTATACAAGTGCGGAGCTACTGACAGATTTAGCTATTTCATCAAACGATGTTGTCATCTATACATTAGATGATGGTTTAGAGAAAAAAGTATATCAATCTGGAGCAGGTCTAATTATTGTAGCTGAAAGTTTGCACCAGCATCAAGCCATTAATATACCGGAGGATTATAATGGAGTTGTATTATCCGTTCAATATAGTATTTTTGAAATAATAAAACTCATGTCACAAGCCATACCTGTGAAAACCATGGTTAACACCAATATGTTAGAGTATTTTGATATGGATGATTATATTGATGAAGTTAAGGATAATATGTTGTCATCCAAACACCGCCGTTTTCCGGTGATTGATAAAGAGGGTTATGTTAAAGGAATTATCTCAAAGAGTAGTTTGCTTAAGATAAACCGTAAGAAAGTTATTCTTGTGGATCATAATGAAAAGGGGCAATCTGCTAAAGGGATAGAGGAAGCAGAGATCATTGAAATCATTGATCATCACCGTGTAGCGGATATTCATACCATGGCGCCTCTTTATTTCAGAGCGGAACCCCTAGGTTGTACAAGTACTATTATTGCAAAGATACATGAAGAAAGAGAGATACCATTTGATAAAAAACATGCTGGTATTATGTTAAGCGCCATTCTATCGGATACCTTATTATTTCATTCACCTACTTGCACAAATGAAGATAAACGTATTGCTCATAAGTTAGCGAACATTGCAGATGTGGATCTTCATAAGTATGGCATGGAGATGATTACTGCCGGCACCACTCTAGAGGGAGAATCTGCTGAAAGCTTAATCTTTAGGGATATGAAGAAGTTCTCACTTGGTAAATACAAAGTTGCCATTTCACAAATCAATACAACTGACTTTGAAGGTTTTAATTATGTCAAATCAGAAGTTGTAGATGAAATGGAGGACTTTGCTAAGAAAGACAAGGTTGACCTGGTTCTTATGATGGTAACCAATATTATTAGTGAAGGAACAGAACTTGTTGCAGTAGGGTCTGAAAGATGGATTGTTGAGAATGCCTTTGAGTTCCAAAGAAACGAAGTAAGTAAGTTCCTACCAAAGGTTTTTTCACGCAAAAAACAAGTTGTACCTGTCATTATGAATGCATCACGATTGTAG
- a CDS encoding replication-associated recombination protein A — translation MDLFEYTRQKSLEKESPLAARMRPTQLEEVVGQEHIIGEGTLLYRAIKADKLSSIIFYGPPGTGKTTLAKVIAHTTKADFRQLNATIAGKKDINKVIDDAKTTMGMTGRKTILFIDEIHRFNKAQQDALLPSVEDGTIILIGATTENPYFEVNSALLSRSRLFSLEPLNDVDIKALVERALKDTEKGLGSFNASITHEALDFIANVADGDARAALNAIELGVLTTDKDEEGKILITLEIAEECIQKRAVRYDKDGDNHYDTISAFIKSMRGSDPDAAIYYLARMLYAGEDIKFIARRIVICASEDVGNADPRALQVAVSAVQAVDFIGMPEARIILSQAVAYVASAPKSNASYVAIKRAYKDVEDIKVVTLPKHLKDTHYSGSRKLGHVGYKYAHDYPDHYVVQQYLPDEVVGRHYYEPADQGYEKTIGERQHTRKQRHEIEEES, via the coding sequence ATGGATCTTTTTGAATATACAAGACAAAAGAGTTTAGAAAAGGAATCACCTTTAGCTGCAAGGATGCGACCTACTCAATTAGAAGAAGTAGTTGGGCAAGAGCATATTATTGGTGAAGGCACGTTATTGTACCGTGCTATTAAAGCTGATAAGTTAAGCTCCATTATATTTTATGGACCACCTGGAACAGGCAAGACCACATTAGCTAAGGTTATTGCCCATACTACAAAAGCGGATTTTAGACAATTGAATGCTACTATAGCTGGGAAGAAAGATATTAATAAAGTTATAGACGATGCCAAGACCACAATGGGTATGACAGGAAGAAAGACTATTTTATTTATAGACGAGATTCACCGTTTTAATAAAGCACAGCAGGATGCATTATTACCTTCTGTTGAAGATGGAACGATTATACTCATTGGTGCTACTACTGAGAATCCTTATTTTGAAGTGAATAGCGCACTACTATCAAGATCTAGGCTTTTTAGTTTGGAACCTTTAAATGATGTAGATATCAAAGCATTAGTGGAACGAGCTTTAAAGGATACGGAAAAGGGGTTAGGGAGTTTTAATGCTTCTATTACCCATGAAGCATTGGATTTCATTGCCAACGTTGCAGATGGTGATGCAAGGGCAGCATTGAATGCCATTGAATTAGGTGTTCTGACGACAGATAAAGATGAAGAAGGAAAAATTCTTATAACCTTAGAGATTGCGGAAGAGTGTATTCAGAAAAGAGCGGTACGTTATGATAAAGATGGTGATAACCATTACGATACGATCTCAGCGTTCATTAAGAGCATGCGAGGGTCTGACCCAGATGCAGCTATTTACTATCTAGCAAGGATGCTTTATGCTGGAGAAGATATTAAATTTATTGCACGTCGAATTGTTATATGCGCATCAGAAGATGTTGGTAATGCTGATCCAAGAGCTTTGCAAGTAGCTGTATCAGCAGTTCAAGCCGTCGATTTTATAGGGATGCCAGAAGCAAGGATTATTTTGTCTCAAGCTGTTGCATATGTAGCCAGTGCTCCTAAAAGTAATGCATCTTATGTAGCCATTAAACGTGCCTACAAAGATGTTGAAGATATAAAAGTGGTTACATTACCTAAACATTTAAAAGATACCCACTATTCAGGATCAAGAAAACTTGGTCATGTAGGGTATAAGTATGCTCATGATTATCCGGATCATTATGTGGTACAACAATATTTACCTGATGAAGTAGTAGGACGGCATTATTATGAGCCAGCGGACCAAGGTTATGAAAAAACTATTGGTGAGCGTCAGCATACAAGAAAGCAACGCCATGAAATTGAGGAAGAATCCTAA
- a CDS encoding secondary thiamine-phosphate synthase enzyme YjbQ, with protein MLKELRVTTNKETEFVDITREVARVVNESGIEEGLCQIFIPHTTAGVTINENADPDVQRDMLYELNKVIPFNDGYHHMEGNSAAHIKSSMMGFNQTVIIHHNKLLLGTWQGIYFCEFDGPRNRKVYIKILEG; from the coding sequence ATGCTAAAAGAGCTAAGGGTAACAACTAATAAAGAGACTGAATTTGTGGACATAACAAGAGAGGTGGCTAGGGTTGTTAATGAGTCAGGAATCGAAGAAGGGCTTTGTCAAATTTTTATCCCCCATACTACAGCTGGTGTGACTATTAATGAAAACGCTGATCCAGATGTCCAAAGGGACATGCTATATGAACTTAATAAGGTTATTCCATTTAATGATGGCTATCATCATATGGAAGGTAACTCAGCAGCGCATATTAAATCAAGTATGATGGGCTTTAATCAAACAGTTATCATTCATCATAATAAACTCTTATTAGGTACTTGGCAAGGTATCTATTTCTGCGAGTTTGATGGACCTAGAAACAGAAAAGTTTATATTAAAATTTTAGAAGGCTAG